The following are from one region of the Jatrophihabitans telluris genome:
- a CDS encoding CDP-alcohol phosphatidyltransferase family protein codes for MNERPGTAGPEAVRTPPSSPSLWEGAWTIPNLLSAVRLLGVPLFLWLLLGPHADGWALLVLAVSGITDWADGVLARKLDQQSLLGALLDPLADRLYILATLIGLVLRHVIPWWLAVLVIGRDLVLLTTLPALRRRGLDALPVHYLGKAATFNLLYAFPLLLLGSHAGTISHVAKPIAWAFTIWGTGLYLWAGGLYLEQVRRVVRLVPVTR; via the coding sequence GTGAACGAACGCCCCGGAACGGCCGGACCGGAGGCTGTGCGAACCCCGCCGTCCTCGCCGTCGCTGTGGGAGGGCGCGTGGACGATCCCCAACCTGTTGAGCGCGGTGCGCCTGCTCGGCGTCCCCCTCTTTCTCTGGCTGCTGCTCGGCCCGCACGCTGATGGCTGGGCCCTGCTGGTGCTGGCGGTCAGTGGCATCACCGACTGGGCCGACGGCGTACTGGCCCGCAAGCTCGATCAGCAGTCACTGTTGGGCGCCCTGCTCGACCCACTCGCCGACCGGCTCTACATCCTGGCCACGCTCATCGGCCTGGTGCTGCGTCACGTCATTCCGTGGTGGCTTGCTGTCCTCGTCATCGGCCGGGACCTGGTGCTGCTGACCACGCTTCCGGCCCTGCGGCGACGTGGCCTGGACGCGCTGCCGGTCCACTACCTCGGCAAGGCCGCCACGTTCAACCTGCTCTACGCTTTTCCGCTGCTGCTGCTGGGCTCGCACGCGGGCACGATCAGCCACGTCGCCAAACCGATCGCCTGGGCGTTCACGATCTGGGGGACGGGTCTCTACCTGTGGGCCGGAGGCCTCTACCTCGAGCAGGTGCGGCGCGTGGTGAGGCTTGTACCGGTGACTCGATGA
- the odhI gene encoding oxoglutarate dehydrogenase inhibitor Odhl: MFCTACGTENPADSRFCSHCGAPLAAGGQPSRSAGPDSTSVFSAANPVVPADSDAEFSTEAHQRAVDALAPGSALLVVKRGPNAGSRFLLDQDVTTAGRHPDSDIFLDDVTVSRRHVEFRRDGSGFAVFDVGSLNGTYVNRERIDSASLAGGDEVQIGKFRLVYLTAAPSVEATA; this comes from the coding sequence GTGTTCTGCACCGCGTGTGGCACTGAGAACCCCGCCGACAGCCGCTTCTGCTCCCACTGTGGGGCACCGCTGGCTGCCGGCGGCCAGCCGAGCCGTTCGGCCGGCCCGGACTCGACCTCGGTGTTCTCGGCCGCGAATCCCGTCGTTCCGGCCGACAGCGATGCCGAATTCTCCACCGAGGCCCACCAGCGGGCCGTCGATGCGCTCGCGCCCGGCTCGGCTCTGCTGGTGGTCAAGCGAGGACCGAACGCGGGCAGCCGCTTCCTGCTCGACCAGGACGTGACCACGGCCGGGCGCCACCCGGACAGCGATATCTTCCTCGACGACGTGACGGTCTCCCGGCGGCACGTCGAGTTTCGTCGCGACGGAAGCGGCTTCGCGGTCTTCGACGTCGGCAGTCTCAACGGCACCTACGTCAACCGCGAACGCATCGATTCGGCCTCGCTGGCCGGCGGTGACGAGGTGCAGATCGGCAAGTTCCGCCTGGTGTACCTGACGGCGGCCCC
- the gcvH gene encoding glycine cleavage system protein GcvH: protein MSEIPDDLRYTADHEWAKLIGENTVRIGITDYAQSSLGDIVFVSVHEVGGSVVAGETFGEVESTKSVSDLFAPLSGTVAARNEQLEASPELVNSDPYGNGWIAEIEVADPTSLDALLDPSAYRAATAE, encoded by the coding sequence GTGTCCGAGATTCCCGACGACCTGCGTTACACGGCCGATCACGAATGGGCCAAGCTGATCGGGGAGAACACCGTCCGGATCGGCATCACCGACTACGCCCAGTCCTCTCTCGGTGACATCGTGTTCGTATCGGTGCATGAGGTCGGTGGGTCCGTGGTCGCGGGCGAGACGTTCGGTGAGGTCGAGAGCACCAAGAGCGTGTCCGATCTGTTCGCGCCGCTGTCCGGCACCGTCGCGGCGCGCAACGAGCAGTTGGAGGCAAGTCCCGAACTGGTGAACAGCGATCCCTACGGCAACGGCTGGATTGCCGAGATCGAGGTCGCGGACCCCACCTCGCTGGACGCGCTGCTCGATCCCAGCGCATATCGTGCCGCCACGGCCGAGTAA
- the aroH gene encoding chorismate mutase: MAVRAVRGAIQVGADTRDEVLDGASELVQEVLRRNEVDPQDLISILFTATPDLTAEFPAYAARQLGLTDVPLMCAAEIAVPGAMPRVLRLLAHVETGRPRSDIRHVYLRGAAALRTDLPQ; this comes from the coding sequence GTGGCCGTACGGGCCGTACGCGGTGCGATTCAGGTCGGGGCCGACACCCGCGATGAAGTGCTGGACGGTGCCAGCGAGCTCGTCCAGGAGGTTCTCCGGCGTAACGAGGTCGATCCGCAGGACCTGATTTCGATCCTGTTCACCGCCACCCCGGACCTGACCGCGGAGTTCCCGGCCTACGCCGCCCGGCAGCTGGGGCTGACCGACGTCCCCCTGATGTGCGCGGCTGAGATCGCCGTTCCCGGCGCCATGCCCCGGGTACTTCGACTGCTGGCTCACGTGGAGACCGGCCGGCCTCGTTCGGACATCAGGCACGTCTATCTGCGCGGAGCCGCTGCGCTGCGGACCGACCTACCGCAATAG
- the scpB gene encoding SMC-Scp complex subunit ScpB, protein MTEDITAEPLHSGAIDGSGTPPLDLADPVVLRGAIEALLFVAEAPLDLAQLAAALQLPVAEIAEAVAALTMDLDQRQAGWQLRPAASGFRLYTRDRYAPLIEAFLLNGQRSKLSQAALETLAVIAYRQPVTRARISAIRGVNVDGVVRTLLARSLITEVGTDPDTGGGLYRTTDEFLEKMGIGSVEDLPSLAPLLPDLDTLDSDEL, encoded by the coding sequence GTGACTGAAGACATCACAGCTGAGCCGCTGCACAGCGGCGCGATTGACGGCTCGGGCACGCCGCCGCTGGACCTGGCCGACCCGGTCGTGTTGCGGGGCGCGATCGAGGCTCTGTTGTTCGTGGCCGAGGCGCCCTTGGACCTGGCCCAGCTCGCCGCGGCGCTCCAGCTCCCCGTTGCCGAGATAGCGGAGGCGGTTGCCGCGCTCACGATGGACCTGGACCAGCGGCAGGCGGGCTGGCAGTTGCGCCCGGCTGCCTCCGGTTTCCGGCTCTACACCAGGGATCGGTACGCCCCGCTCATTGAGGCGTTCCTGCTGAACGGCCAGCGCAGCAAACTCAGCCAGGCCGCACTGGAGACATTGGCCGTCATCGCCTACCGCCAACCCGTGACCCGAGCTCGCATCTCGGCCATCCGCGGCGTCAACGTCGACGGAGTGGTTCGGACACTGCTGGCCCGCAGCTTGATCACCGAAGTCGGCACCGACCCGGACACCGGGGGTGGCCTCTACCGAACCACCGACGAGTTCCTCGAGAAGATGGGCATCGGCTCGGTCGAGGATCTGCCGTCGCTGGCGCCACTGTTACCCGATCTCGACACATTGGATTCCGATGAACTCTGA
- the der gene encoding ribosome biogenesis GTPase Der — protein sequence MTEQNPAPDDAPLAIPVVAVVGRPNVGKSTLVNRILGRREAVVQDVPGVTRDRVAYDAYWAGRQFTLVDTGGWEPDATGLQAMVSRQAEQAVVTADLVLFVIDSRTGATETDLVVARTLRRANRPVILAVTKVDDERGESDAAELWSMGLGEPYPVSGLHGRGSGDLLDAILEKLPDAPVEQLGESGPRRVALVGRPNVGKSSLLNRLTGEQRSVVDSVAGTTVDPVDSLVELGDEVWRFVDTAGLRRRVSTSSGMEYYASLRTASAIEAAEVAVVLLDASEVISEQDQRVISTVVETGRALVIAFNKWDLLDEDRRELLDREIDWELQRVQWAQRVNVSAKTGRAVDRLAPALRTALQSWDRRIPTGRLNTWLNEVVAATPPPGRGGKHPRILFATQADTRPPRFVLFTTGFLESGYRRFIERKLREDFSFQGSPIEISVRVRERGIRGQR from the coding sequence ATGACTGAGCAGAACCCCGCGCCCGACGACGCGCCGCTGGCGATCCCGGTGGTGGCCGTCGTGGGCCGCCCCAACGTCGGCAAGTCGACGCTGGTCAACCGCATCTTGGGCCGCCGCGAAGCCGTCGTGCAGGACGTCCCCGGTGTCACGCGTGATCGAGTCGCATACGACGCCTATTGGGCCGGGCGGCAGTTCACCCTCGTCGACACCGGCGGCTGGGAGCCCGACGCCACCGGGCTGCAGGCGATGGTGTCGCGCCAGGCCGAACAGGCGGTGGTGACCGCGGACCTGGTTCTGTTCGTCATCGACTCGCGCACCGGCGCCACCGAGACCGATCTGGTGGTGGCCCGCACGCTGCGCCGCGCCAACCGCCCGGTCATCCTCGCGGTCACCAAGGTCGACGACGAGCGCGGCGAGTCCGACGCCGCGGAGTTGTGGTCGATGGGACTCGGCGAGCCGTACCCGGTGAGCGGGCTGCACGGTCGCGGTTCCGGGGACCTGCTGGACGCCATCCTGGAGAAGCTGCCCGACGCCCCGGTCGAGCAGCTGGGGGAGTCCGGGCCGCGACGGGTCGCCCTGGTCGGCCGTCCGAACGTGGGCAAGTCGAGCCTGTTGAACCGGCTCACGGGTGAGCAACGTTCCGTGGTCGACTCGGTAGCGGGTACCACTGTCGATCCGGTCGACAGCCTGGTCGAGCTCGGCGATGAAGTCTGGCGATTCGTCGACACGGCTGGACTCAGGCGCCGGGTCAGCACGTCCTCGGGCATGGAGTACTACGCCAGTCTGCGGACGGCCAGCGCCATCGAGGCCGCCGAGGTCGCGGTCGTGCTGCTGGATGCTTCGGAGGTGATCTCCGAACAGGATCAACGGGTGATCTCAACCGTCGTCGAAACCGGACGCGCGCTGGTCATCGCCTTCAACAAGTGGGACCTGCTCGATGAGGACCGGCGCGAACTGCTCGATCGGGAGATCGACTGGGAGCTGCAGCGGGTCCAGTGGGCTCAGCGAGTGAACGTCTCGGCCAAGACCGGCCGCGCGGTGGACCGGCTCGCCCCCGCACTGCGAACCGCGCTGCAGTCGTGGGACCGGCGCATTCCCACCGGACGCCTGAACACCTGGCTGAACGAGGTTGTCGCCGCCACCCCGCCACCCGGCCGGGGCGGCAAGCATCCGCGCATCCTCTTCGCCACCCAGGCCGACACCCGTCCGCCGCGCTTCGTGCTGTTCACCACCGGCTTCCTGGAATCGGGCTATCGGCGGTTCATCGAGCGCAAGCTCCGCGAGGACTTCTCCTTCCAGGGCTCGCCGATCGAGATCTCGGTCCGTGTGCGCGAGCGCGGGATCCGCGGTCAGCGCTGA
- a CDS encoding DUF881 domain-containing protein codes for MKAAPDEREIPPKQGNSVHSRRRRSTVLIGALLAILGFALAVQLRSNAATDSLSTAREDDLVRILDDQNSRLERLQAQIADLQAAKVKLSDSGSNTAAARAEAQKQADALAILTGTVPAHGPGIRVTISDPQHALRSEDLLDVVEELRGAGAEVIQFGPVRIGTNSAFTQAGSDVVLDGTTVTSPYTVLAIGAAKTMDTALNIPTGVVSTVEAAGGSATITRLNQVSITAVRSNPVPKFATPTSK; via the coding sequence ATGAAGGCAGCCCCGGACGAGCGGGAAATCCCACCGAAGCAAGGGAATTCCGTGCACAGTCGACGCCGCCGGTCCACGGTGCTGATCGGCGCCCTGCTGGCCATCCTCGGGTTCGCCCTCGCAGTCCAGCTGCGGTCCAACGCCGCGACCGATTCGCTGTCGACCGCTCGTGAGGACGATCTCGTTCGGATCCTCGACGACCAGAACAGTCGGCTCGAGCGGCTGCAGGCGCAGATCGCGGACCTGCAGGCCGCAAAGGTGAAACTGTCCGACAGCGGCAGCAACACCGCCGCCGCACGGGCCGAAGCTCAGAAGCAAGCCGATGCATTGGCGATTCTGACCGGGACCGTTCCGGCCCACGGACCCGGTATCCGGGTAACGATCAGTGATCCGCAGCACGCCCTGAGGTCAGAGGATCTCCTCGATGTGGTCGAGGAACTCCGCGGCGCCGGCGCCGAGGTGATCCAGTTCGGTCCGGTGCGGATAGGGACGAACAGCGCGTTCACACAGGCCGGTTCCGACGTCGTCCTCGACGGCACGACCGTGACGAGTCCTTACACAGTGCTGGCCATCGGCGCGGCGAAGACCATGGACACCGCACTCAACATCCCGACCGGCGTGGTCAGCACTGTGGAGGCCGCGGGGGGATCGGCCACCATCACCCGCCTGAACCAGGTCTCGATCACCGCGGTCCGGTCCAATCCCGTGCCGAAGTTCGCCACCCCGACGTCGAAGTAG
- a CDS encoding DUF6314 family protein, with protein sequence MPSSTTDPRRFVGRWRLDRTMLDLATGDRGCAHGDLMIDRRPDGTLSWIESATMTWGLRQAPVSRSLTLAESEAGWCFRFADGRDFHPWQLGRPFEHWCHPDLYRGVLSEPGPDRLHLRWDVHGPAKHHRYRTRLRRARPQAGAPGR encoded by the coding sequence ATGCCATCGTCGACGACCGACCCTCGCCGGTTCGTCGGCCGGTGGCGACTGGACCGCACAATGCTCGACCTGGCCACCGGCGATCGCGGCTGTGCCCACGGCGACCTGATGATCGATCGCCGGCCGGACGGAACGTTGAGCTGGATCGAATCCGCCACGATGACCTGGGGGCTGCGCCAGGCCCCGGTCAGTCGCTCGCTCACCCTCGCCGAATCCGAAGCGGGTTGGTGCTTCCGCTTCGCCGACGGACGCGACTTTCACCCCTGGCAGCTCGGTCGGCCGTTCGAGCATTGGTGTCACCCAGATCTGTACCGAGGGGTGCTGAGCGAGCCCGGGCCCGATCGACTCCACCTGCGGTGGGACGTCCATGGACCGGCCAAACATCATCGGTACCGGACCCGGCTACGGCGTGCCCGGCCGCAGGCAGGCGCGCCGGGCCGGTAG
- a CDS encoding ParA family protein: MTSPSTPESLPGLDVDVPAEQESTDSPESGGTRSVDPAKARVRRPLVEPRPLDRHGPARVVSLCNQKGGVGKTTSTINLGAALAEFGRRVLLVDFDPQGALSVGLGVQPHTLELTSYNLLMERDVGIDEVLLKTGVAGMDLLPSNIDLSAAEVQLVNEVAREQTLARALAPVLGEYDYVLIDCQPSLGLLTINALTASDGVVIPLECEFFSLRGVALLMDTIDKVQQRLNPKLRLEGVLATMYDGRTLHGRDVYNRVLERFGDDMFDTVIGRTVRFPETTVAGEPITSWAPTSNGAIAYRELAMEVLARS, translated from the coding sequence ATGACGAGCCCGAGCACCCCTGAATCCCTTCCCGGACTCGACGTGGACGTACCGGCAGAGCAGGAGTCCACCGATTCGCCCGAGTCCGGTGGCACCCGTTCGGTCGACCCGGCCAAGGCCCGCGTTCGTCGCCCCTTGGTCGAACCGCGGCCGCTCGATCGGCACGGTCCGGCCCGCGTGGTCTCCCTGTGCAATCAGAAGGGCGGCGTCGGCAAGACCACGTCCACGATCAACCTGGGCGCGGCGCTGGCCGAGTTCGGGCGCCGGGTGCTGCTGGTCGATTTCGATCCGCAGGGCGCGCTGAGCGTCGGCCTTGGCGTCCAGCCCCACACGCTGGAACTGACCAGCTACAACCTGCTCATGGAACGCGACGTCGGTATCGACGAGGTGCTCCTGAAGACCGGCGTCGCCGGTATGGACCTGCTTCCCTCCAACATCGACCTGTCCGCCGCTGAGGTGCAGCTGGTGAACGAGGTCGCCCGGGAGCAGACGTTGGCCCGTGCCCTGGCTCCCGTGCTGGGCGAATACGACTACGTCCTGATCGACTGCCAACCGTCGCTCGGCCTGCTCACCATCAACGCGCTGACCGCATCCGACGGCGTCGTCATCCCGCTCGAGTGCGAGTTCTTCTCCCTTCGCGGAGTCGCCCTGCTCATGGACACGATCGACAAGGTGCAGCAGCGGCTCAACCCCAAACTTCGTCTGGAGGGCGTGCTGGCCACGATGTACGACGGGCGCACCCTGCACGGCCGCGACGTCTACAACCGGGTGCTGGAGCGTTTCGGCGACGACATGTTCGACACCGTCATCGGACGGACGGTCCGGTTCCCGGAGACCACCGTCGCGGGTGAGCCGATCACCAGTTGGGCTCCTACCTCGAACGGCGCGATCGCCTACCGCGAACTGGCCATGGAGGTCCTGGCCCGGTCATGA
- a CDS encoding segregation and condensation protein A has protein sequence MTENPPAGSDLELADLPEEWDLPDQAEPLVADDGRSRTFSVRLDNFEGPFDLLLTLIGRRQLDVTEVALSQVTDDFIAYLAAAGDEFDLGQATEFLVVAATLLDLKAARLLPAAEVEDEEDLALLEARDLLFARLLQYRAYKLAANHLAHLERVASRRFPRRVELEDRFARLSPELQIGVELQQFAAIAAAALAPRPEPMVGIAHIHAPRVSVREHMAAMRERLARTGSATFRALVAECASTLEVVARFLGLLEMYRDGDVAFDQAAALAELRVRWIGSERRQDDEDGARDVPDEADDVDREYGQ, from the coding sequence GTGACCGAGAACCCGCCCGCGGGCTCCGATCTCGAGTTGGCCGATCTGCCGGAGGAATGGGATCTGCCGGATCAGGCCGAGCCGCTGGTCGCCGACGACGGCAGGAGTCGGACCTTCAGCGTTCGACTGGACAACTTCGAAGGACCGTTCGACCTGCTTCTGACCTTGATCGGTCGACGGCAACTGGACGTCACCGAGGTCGCCCTGTCTCAGGTGACCGATGACTTCATCGCGTATCTCGCCGCGGCCGGCGACGAATTCGATCTGGGCCAGGCGACCGAGTTCCTGGTCGTGGCCGCCACGCTGCTCGACCTCAAGGCCGCGCGCCTGCTCCCCGCCGCCGAGGTGGAGGACGAGGAGGACCTGGCGCTGCTGGAGGCGCGGGACCTCCTGTTCGCCCGGCTTCTGCAGTATCGGGCGTACAAGCTGGCCGCCAACCACCTGGCCCACCTCGAGCGCGTCGCAAGTCGGCGCTTCCCGCGCCGCGTCGAGCTCGAGGATCGCTTCGCTCGGCTCAGCCCTGAACTCCAGATCGGCGTCGAGCTGCAGCAGTTCGCGGCGATCGCGGCCGCCGCCCTGGCGCCGAGGCCAGAGCCTATGGTCGGCATCGCGCACATCCACGCACCGCGAGTCAGCGTGCGGGAGCACATGGCCGCGATGCGGGAGCGGTTGGCCCGGACGGGGTCGGCGACGTTTCGCGCGCTGGTGGCCGAGTGCGCCTCCACGTTGGAGGTGGTGGCCCGATTCCTCGGACTGCTGGAGATGTATCGGGACGGTGACGTCGCTTTCGACCAGGCCGCCGCGTTGGCCGAACTGCGGGTGCGGTGGATCGGATCCGAGCGTCGGCAGGACGACGAGGACGGTGCACGCGATGTGCCCGACGAAGCAGACGATGTTGACCGGGAGTATGGGCAGTGA
- a CDS encoding small basic family protein — MIAAVALVVGVVLGVIFRPTVPLWLEPYLPIALVAALDAVFGGIRARLDGIFDAKVFVVSFISNVLVAALIVFMGDKLGVGGQLSTAVVVVLGIRIFGNTAAIRRHLFRA; from the coding sequence ATGATCGCCGCCGTCGCCCTGGTCGTAGGAGTCGTGCTGGGCGTGATCTTCCGTCCGACCGTGCCGCTGTGGCTGGAGCCTTACCTACCGATTGCGTTGGTCGCGGCCCTGGATGCGGTATTCGGTGGTATCCGCGCACGCCTGGACGGAATCTTCGACGCAAAGGTCTTCGTCGTGTCCTTCATCTCCAACGTCCTGGTCGCGGCGCTGATCGTGTTCATGGGCGACAAGCTCGGGGTCGGCGGACAGCTTTCCACCGCGGTCGTCGTCGTGCTCGGCATCCGGATCTTCGGCAACACGGCCGCGATCCGCCGTCATCTGTTCCGGGCATGA
- the cmk gene encoding (d)CMP kinase, with protein MAQSFFTGVVALDGPSGTGKSTVARQLAQRLGAQYLDTGAMYRAATVAVLKAGVDPADAAAVASTVSRIDLRVSTDPVQPSTVLNGVPIDEEIRSPQTTAAVSAVSAVAAVRTQLVAQQRDLINTGPTVAEGRDIASVVWPTAEVKVYLTASEQVRAARRAGELDGASVDSVRADLRRRDVLDASRATSPLRRADGALELDTSALSIDEVVTELYELAEQAARVSAGG; from the coding sequence GTGGCTCAGTCGTTCTTCACCGGTGTCGTAGCGCTCGACGGTCCTTCGGGAACCGGTAAGTCGACCGTTGCGCGGCAGTTGGCCCAGCGGTTGGGCGCCCAGTATCTCGACACCGGGGCGATGTACCGGGCCGCAACCGTGGCGGTACTCAAAGCGGGAGTCGACCCGGCAGACGCCGCCGCCGTCGCCTCGACCGTGTCCCGCATCGATCTGCGGGTCAGCACCGACCCCGTCCAGCCGAGCACCGTCCTCAACGGGGTGCCCATCGATGAGGAGATCCGATCACCGCAGACCACGGCGGCGGTCAGTGCGGTCTCGGCGGTGGCGGCGGTACGAACCCAGCTGGTGGCCCAGCAGCGCGATCTCATCAACACGGGGCCGACGGTTGCCGAAGGCCGCGACATCGCCTCGGTCGTGTGGCCGACCGCGGAGGTCAAGGTGTACCTCACCGCCTCTGAGCAGGTCCGAGCCGCCCGGCGCGCCGGCGAGCTCGATGGCGCCAGTGTGGACTCGGTGCGGGCCGACCTTCGCCGGCGCGACGTCCTGGACGCCTCCCGCGCCACGAGTCCGCTGCGCCGTGCTGATGGTGCCCTGGAGCTCGATACGTCGGCCTTGTCGATCGACGAGGTCGTGACGGAGCTGTATGAGCTGGCCGAGCAGGCCGCGCGGGTGAGCGCCGGCGGCTAG
- a CDS encoding pseudouridine synthase, with translation MNSDRWPGDQPSGVRLQKVLAAAGLGSRRVCEELIAQGRVTVDGHVAILGARVDPETAEVRVDGNRVNLRGDLVYLALNKPRGVVSAMSDPQGRPDLSRYVAGYDERLFHVGRLDAETEGLLILTNDGEFANRLAHPSHGVVKVYVAEVEGQVAAPVARQLRDGITLEDGPVAVDGFRILDAGSSRDGGRSLVEVSLHEGRKHIVRRLLAEVGHPVLKLVRTAVGPVRLGDQRQGTVRPLSRQELTELYRQLGL, from the coding sequence ATGAACTCTGACCGATGGCCCGGCGACCAACCGTCGGGGGTGAGATTGCAGAAGGTGCTCGCCGCCGCGGGCCTCGGTTCCCGCCGGGTCTGTGAGGAGCTGATCGCTCAGGGCCGGGTCACCGTCGACGGCCACGTGGCGATCCTCGGCGCCCGGGTCGACCCCGAGACCGCCGAGGTCCGGGTCGACGGGAACCGGGTGAATCTGCGAGGGGACCTGGTGTACCTGGCCCTGAACAAGCCCAGGGGTGTGGTGTCGGCGATGTCTGATCCGCAGGGACGGCCGGACCTGTCGCGCTACGTTGCCGGCTACGACGAACGGCTGTTCCACGTCGGGCGGCTCGATGCCGAGACCGAGGGGTTGCTCATCCTGACCAACGACGGTGAGTTCGCCAACCGGCTCGCCCACCCCTCTCATGGGGTGGTGAAGGTCTACGTAGCCGAGGTCGAGGGGCAGGTCGCCGCGCCGGTGGCCCGTCAGCTTCGCGACGGGATCACGCTGGAGGACGGCCCAGTCGCGGTCGACGGCTTCCGGATCCTGGATGCCGGCTCGAGCCGCGATGGCGGCCGCAGCCTGGTCGAGGTCTCGTTGCACGAGGGACGAAAGCACATCGTGCGCCGCCTGCTGGCTGAGGTCGGCCATCCGGTGCTCAAACTGGTGCGGACAGCGGTCGGGCCGGTCCGGCTCGGCGATCAGCGCCAGGGCACCGTCCGGCCGTTGAGTCGGCAGGAGTTGACTGAGCTGTACCGGCAGCTGGGCCTGTAG
- a CDS encoding DUF881 domain-containing protein — protein MSLDRTEWSRSTLTSAVLDDLLNNTLDPGYRAAATAPKRPHWWDRPAVVIVCLSLGLLLAVSYQQSHLSAPARDTARKDLITRIHSLQAAGSSLDARARTLASDVAGLRDQQLSPSDNSALRQLEVTSGSVQVKGPGLRVTLAEPATPQASAGQGRPGTGSKNETAVIKDRDVRSVVNQLWASGAEAIAVNGIRITATSAIRFAGESILVDFQTINSPYVIEAIGDRNALDLGFADSAAARALKTTQAVYGIGFTFDTKSSLTLPSVTVGQQSYATSGASSVAPSRSSSGPSDGSTARTSSSPTPTASESPR, from the coding sequence ATGAGCCTGGACCGTACCGAGTGGAGCCGGTCGACACTGACGTCGGCGGTGCTGGACGACCTGTTGAACAACACCCTCGATCCCGGCTACCGGGCTGCGGCCACGGCACCGAAGCGGCCGCATTGGTGGGACCGGCCCGCCGTGGTGATCGTGTGCCTGTCGCTCGGTCTGCTGCTGGCGGTGTCCTACCAGCAGTCTCACCTGTCGGCCCCCGCGCGCGACACCGCTCGCAAGGACCTCATCACGCGAATCCACTCGCTGCAGGCGGCCGGTTCCAGTCTGGACGCGCGTGCCCGGACACTGGCCTCCGACGTCGCCGGCCTGCGCGATCAGCAACTGTCGCCCTCGGACAACTCCGCGCTGCGCCAGTTGGAGGTCACCTCCGGCAGTGTGCAGGTCAAGGGTCCGGGGCTGCGGGTCACGCTGGCCGAACCGGCGACCCCCCAGGCCAGCGCGGGACAGGGGCGCCCGGGCACGGGATCGAAGAACGAGACGGCGGTCATCAAGGACCGTGATGTTCGGTCGGTGGTCAACCAGTTGTGGGCCAGCGGTGCCGAGGCAATCGCGGTCAACGGCATCCGGATCACCGCCACGTCGGCGATCCGCTTCGCGGGCGAGTCGATCCTCGTGGACTTCCAGACCATCAATTCGCCTTACGTCATCGAGGCGATCGGGGACCGCAACGCCCTCGATCTCGGCTTCGCGGACTCGGCGGCGGCGCGAGCGCTCAAAACCACCCAGGCGGTCTACGGCATCGGCTTCACGTTCGACACTAAGTCCTCGCTGACGTTGCCGTCGGTTACGGTGGGCCAGCAGTCCTACGCGACCAGCGGCGCCTCATCCGTTGCACCTTCCCGCTCGTCGTCCGGTCCCTCGGATGGTTCCACGGCCCGGACGTCGAGCAGTCCGACCCCAACAGCTTCGGAGAGTCCACGATGA